In Sphingobacterium thalpophilum, a genomic segment contains:
- the nhaA gene encoding Na+/H+ antiporter NhaA, protein MNKVKRTPIEKIVSPIQSFIKNEKAGGIVLGISVVIALILANSPLAEEYHHILEHRFGFQLDGNTYFEYNLHHWINDGLMAIFFFVVGLELKREIVGGELSNPRKALLPIAAAFGGMAVPAAIYLFLNPTGEVHSGWGIPMATDIAFALGVLYLLGNKIPLTLKVFLTALAIVDDLGAVLVIAFFYTSDISMFHLIIGALVLLTMYIGNKMGVRSILFYAILGIGGVWTTFLLSGVHATIAAVLAAFTIPADVKINEKIFSNNIQRLLDKFKGIDPDNSKPTLTNEQLHILEEIQNSTVAATPPLQRLEHAMHPMVTFIIIPIFALANAGVSLAIDMEHLFSTNVALGVALGLLVGKVVGVVGFTWLLVKLKVAPFPEGMNIRNLFGVGLLASIGFTMSLFVTSLAFSHEEYMTQAKIGIFAASIIGGVLGYYVLSKQGKKQS, encoded by the coding sequence ATGAATAAAGTAAAAAGGACGCCTATTGAAAAAATTGTATCGCCTATACAGAGCTTCATTAAGAATGAAAAAGCAGGTGGAATTGTATTGGGTATTAGTGTAGTTATTGCTTTGATATTAGCAAACTCACCATTAGCAGAAGAGTATCACCATATTCTCGAACACAGGTTTGGTTTTCAATTAGACGGAAATACTTATTTTGAGTATAACCTGCATCACTGGATCAATGATGGTCTGATGGCTATTTTTTTCTTTGTGGTCGGTTTGGAACTAAAAAGAGAGATTGTCGGAGGCGAGTTGTCCAATCCACGTAAAGCGCTATTACCCATTGCTGCGGCATTTGGTGGTATGGCCGTACCAGCGGCTATATATCTGTTCCTGAATCCAACAGGGGAAGTGCACAGCGGTTGGGGTATTCCGATGGCAACAGATATAGCATTTGCCCTAGGTGTGCTTTATTTATTAGGGAACAAAATTCCGCTAACGCTCAAAGTATTTTTAACGGCTTTGGCTATTGTCGACGATTTAGGAGCCGTGCTGGTCATCGCTTTTTTCTATACATCGGACATATCCATGTTTCATTTGATCATCGGTGCTTTGGTACTATTGACGATGTATATTGGTAATAAAATGGGCGTGCGAAGCATTTTGTTCTACGCTATTTTAGGGATAGGTGGTGTCTGGACTACATTTTTGTTGTCAGGTGTGCATGCGACAATTGCCGCAGTACTTGCCGCGTTTACTATTCCGGCAGATGTGAAGATCAATGAAAAAATATTCAGCAATAATATTCAACGGTTGCTGGATAAGTTTAAAGGAATAGATCCGGACAACAGTAAACCTACGCTGACGAATGAACAGCTGCATATTCTCGAAGAAATTCAAAATAGTACGGTTGCAGCTACTCCACCATTACAAAGATTGGAACATGCGATGCACCCCATGGTAACTTTTATAATCATTCCGATCTTTGCATTGGCAAATGCAGGCGTTTCATTGGCGATAGATATGGAGCATTTGTTCAGTACCAATGTGGCATTGGGCGTCGCCTTAGGCTTGTTGGTCGGTAAAGTAGTAGGGGTTGTCGGTTTTACATGGCTTCTGGTTAAGCTTAAAGTTGCTCCTTTCCCGGAAGGGATGAATATACGAAACCTATTTGGTGTAGGTTTGCTTGCTTCTATTGGATTTACCATGTCATTATTTGTGACTTCATTAGCTTTTTCGCATGAGGAATATATGACACAGGCTAAAATCGGAATTTTTGCAGCATCCATTATCGGCGGTGTATTGGGATATTACGTACTCAGTAAACAGGGTAAAAAGCAATCTTAA
- a CDS encoding DUF389 domain-containing protein has translation MSNKIWDFINLHNGEEDKQKVLENVTANISFRGSNLWILACAIIIASVGLNVNSTAVIIGAMLISPLMGPILGAGFALGTYNFLLLRKSIKNLLIATVVSLLVSAFYFYISPFKDVQSELLARTSPNIYDVLIAFFGGLVGVIAITRVEKGNPIPGVAIATALMPPLCTAGYGLATFNFSYFFGAFYLYTINCFFICIATFLVIKYLKYPASATIEPKNEKRIRYGITTLMMVMIIPSFYLAYNLFEEKKFTKTVEEFISSEFSSRGYTVIYKKLNYNSKPKKVDLAFLDKKLSKEEMEMYNRLLDERGIHNTILSFRQDDADLKSEILSELNKQDASLSEKDVTINNLRQELNRYKVSEPGLVKEINVLFPELEDVSLGKIEKYTGTDSARIEWVVLYHLEKGAKETDKTKIKKWLNERLKVDNTLLLQDTQSE, from the coding sequence ATGAGTAATAAAATATGGGACTTTATCAACCTGCACAATGGTGAAGAAGATAAACAAAAGGTTTTAGAAAACGTAACGGCTAACATATCCTTCCGGGGTTCAAACCTCTGGATATTGGCTTGTGCTATCATTATTGCTTCTGTTGGATTGAATGTCAATTCCACTGCGGTGATTATTGGTGCGATGCTGATATCACCATTGATGGGGCCTATATTGGGGGCAGGATTTGCGTTAGGAACCTATAACTTCCTCCTTTTAAGGAAATCTATTAAAAACCTATTAATAGCCACCGTTGTAAGTCTACTTGTCTCGGCATTTTATTTCTATATCAGTCCGTTCAAAGATGTACAGTCTGAATTGTTGGCTCGTACTTCACCTAACATCTATGACGTATTGATTGCTTTCTTTGGTGGTTTAGTAGGTGTTATTGCGATCACCCGGGTAGAGAAAGGAAATCCAATTCCGGGAGTTGCCATTGCGACAGCATTGATGCCTCCGTTATGTACAGCAGGATATGGTTTGGCAACCTTTAATTTTAGTTATTTCTTTGGTGCCTTTTATCTGTACACGATCAACTGTTTCTTTATCTGTATTGCCACTTTTTTAGTAATCAAGTATTTAAAATATCCTGCATCCGCAACGATCGAGCCTAAAAATGAAAAGCGTATCCGATATGGTATTACGACTTTAATGATGGTCATGATTATCCCTAGCTTTTATCTGGCTTATAATCTTTTTGAAGAGAAAAAATTCACAAAAACAGTAGAAGAGTTTATCAGTTCAGAATTTAGCAGCAGAGGTTATACCGTGATTTATAAAAAACTGAATTATAACTCCAAACCTAAAAAAGTGGATCTGGCTTTTCTTGATAAAAAGCTAAGCAAAGAAGAAATGGAGATGTATAACCGACTATTGGATGAAAGAGGTATTCATAATACAATATTGAGTTTCAGACAGGATGATGCAGACCTGAAATCTGAAATTCTCAGTGAATTGAATAAGCAGGATGCTTCTTTATCTGAAAAAGATGTTACCATCAATAATTTGAGGCAGGAATTGAATAGATATAAAGTAAGCGAACCTGGTTTAGTGAAAGAGATCAATGTCCTTTTTCCGGAACTTGAAGATGTGTCCCTCGGCAAAATAGAAAAATATACCGGGACCGACAGTGCAAGGATTGAATGGGTGGTTTTATACCATCTTGAAAAGGGAGCAAAAGAAACTGATAAAACCAAAATAAAGAAATGGCTAAATGAGCGACTTAAGGTCGATAACACACTGCTTTTGCAAGATACACAGTCAGAATAG
- a CDS encoding IS5 family transposase, producing MKQEFFDQINTLVNWRPISNIINKHYHKGESKMGRPSYSGLVLFKMTLLQTWYGLSDYEVEDRINDSISFSRFVGISLDDSVPDHSVISRFRSSLTEKGVYENLFKELNKQLNKHKILVKRGAIVDASIVDSPLKPKGKVIYEIESDRSEHPREDSELDKENSEQLLIQQESPGVDHEARWIKKAGKTRYGYKKHYVTDTEGLVLGVVTTPANVNEIANLQQVISSADLPKGIHIYADKGYRSSKNEELIKSGKLKSRILHKAKKGTALTEREKLRNKLIGKIRFKVERTFGSIRRWFNSSCARYKGIAKMHTQNLMEAMAYNLYRSPGILVSNAIKNTN from the coding sequence ATCAAGCAGGAATTCTTCGATCAGATCAATACATTGGTAAATTGGCGTCCGATTTCAAATATTATCAACAAGCATTACCACAAAGGGGAAAGCAAAATGGGACGCCCTAGTTATTCTGGTCTTGTCCTCTTCAAAATGACACTTCTACAGACCTGGTATGGTCTGAGTGACTACGAAGTAGAAGACCGTATAAACGACAGTATCTCCTTTAGTCGCTTTGTTGGCATCAGTTTGGACGATTCGGTTCCCGATCACAGTGTTATTAGCCGTTTTCGCAGCTCGCTGACAGAAAAGGGTGTTTATGAGAATCTATTCAAGGAGCTGAACAAGCAGTTGAATAAACATAAAATATTGGTAAAACGTGGAGCTATCGTTGATGCCAGTATTGTTGATTCTCCGCTAAAACCAAAAGGCAAAGTTATTTACGAGATCGAAAGTGACCGTAGTGAACATCCTCGCGAAGATTCTGAGCTGGATAAAGAGAATAGTGAACAGTTATTGATCCAACAAGAGAGCCCGGGTGTTGACCATGAAGCTCGTTGGATAAAGAAGGCTGGGAAAACACGTTATGGCTATAAAAAGCATTATGTCACCGATACAGAAGGCCTGGTTCTGGGCGTGGTAACCACTCCAGCAAATGTAAATGAAATTGCCAATCTTCAACAGGTAATATCTTCGGCTGACCTTCCAAAGGGCATCCATATCTATGCTGACAAGGGATATCGTTCCTCTAAAAATGAGGAATTGATCAAATCAGGAAAGCTAAAAAGCAGGATCTTGCATAAGGCAAAGAAAGGAACAGCGTTAACCGAAAGAGAGAAGTTAAGAAACAAACTGATCGGCAAGATCAGGTTCAAAGTTGAACGGACCTTCGGGAGCATCCGGCGATGGTTCAACTCAAGCTGTGCAAGGTATAAGGGGATCGCCAAAATGCATACACAAAATCTAATGGAAGCCATGGCGTACAATCTTTACAGATCACCTGGGATACTTGTGTCCAATGCAATAAAAAACACAAATTAA
- a CDS encoding potassium transporter TrkG translates to MKLVREFTRPRVSYKRSLLNPAQLFIISFIGLIVIGALLLMLPKATYEGISFVDALFTSTSAVCVTGLIVVDTSSYFTSFGQTLIMLLIQAGGLGILTFASYFSYFFKGGSTYENQLALSDMTNSEKIGEVFTTVKRILTITFLIEFIGAILIFLNLDKTLIPLFSERVYFSVFHSISAFCNAGFSTLPNGMMEASYVYNYPLQFIIVIIFVFGGLGFPIVINSVRYIKHLIARYILWFVERKNNYRPWILTLSNKINLLTTSILIIVGTLIIYIKEYYNVLGNHEGVGKVVTALFTATTPRTAGFNSIDFSQMHFSSIIIIIFLMWVGASPASTGGGIKTSTFAIATLNYLSLAKGKRKIEIFRREVADISVRRAFAVMSLSLLVIGCSVFMISHYDNHIPLLDIAFESFSAYSTVGLSLGITGDLSSESKMVLVATMFIGRVSMLTILIAFFKKVKQGNYHYPSDEILIN, encoded by the coding sequence TTGAAGTTGGTAAGGGAATTTACCCGCCCAAGAGTAAGTTATAAGCGTTCATTACTGAATCCGGCCCAATTGTTTATCATCAGTTTTATAGGTCTGATCGTAATCGGTGCTTTACTTTTAATGCTTCCTAAAGCAACTTATGAAGGGATAAGCTTTGTAGATGCCTTGTTTACTTCCACCAGTGCCGTCTGTGTTACCGGGCTTATCGTGGTAGATACGAGCAGTTATTTCACCTCTTTTGGACAAACATTAATCATGTTGCTGATACAGGCTGGTGGTTTAGGTATCCTCACATTTGCCAGCTATTTTAGTTACTTTTTCAAGGGTGGATCCACCTATGAAAATCAACTTGCATTAAGTGATATGACCAATTCTGAGAAAATTGGCGAGGTTTTTACGACGGTAAAAAGGATTTTGACCATTACATTTTTGATAGAATTTATCGGAGCAATACTCATTTTCTTGAATCTGGATAAAACTTTAATTCCATTATTTTCTGAGAGAGTATATTTCTCCGTTTTTCATTCTATTTCGGCTTTTTGCAATGCCGGTTTTTCAACATTGCCAAATGGCATGATGGAAGCTAGTTATGTATATAATTATCCGCTACAATTTATTATTGTCATCATATTTGTATTCGGAGGTTTAGGATTTCCGATTGTTATCAATTCCGTACGGTACATCAAACATCTGATAGCAAGATATATTCTTTGGTTTGTAGAAAGGAAAAACAATTACCGTCCTTGGATTTTGACCCTGAGCAATAAAATAAATTTATTGACCACTTCCATCTTGATTATTGTAGGAACGCTCATTATCTACATCAAGGAGTATTACAACGTTTTGGGTAATCATGAAGGGGTTGGGAAAGTTGTCACAGCACTGTTTACAGCCACTACACCCAGAACGGCAGGTTTTAATTCCATTGATTTTAGTCAGATGCACTTTTCGTCTATCATCATCATCATTTTCTTAATGTGGGTAGGTGCATCTCCTGCCTCAACAGGTGGTGGTATTAAAACAAGTACGTTTGCGATTGCCACCTTAAACTATTTGAGTCTTGCAAAAGGCAAGCGTAAAATCGAAATTTTCCGACGGGAGGTGGCAGACATTTCCGTACGAAGGGCTTTTGCTGTGATGAGTCTGTCTTTATTGGTCATTGGTTGTAGTGTTTTTATGATCTCTCATTATGACAATCATATTCCTCTATTAGATATCGCATTTGAGAGCTTTTCCGCTTACAGCACCGTTGGTCTTAGTTTGGGGATAACAGGAGATTTGAGTAGCGAGAGTAAAATGGTGTTGGTGGCTACGATGTTTATTGGCAGGGTAAGTATGCTGACTATCCTTATTGCCTTTTTTAAGAAGGTGAAGCAAGGTAATTATCATTATCCATCGGATGAAATATTAATCAACTAA
- a CDS encoding TrkA family potassium uptake protein, whose amino-acid sequence MKFIIIGLGNFGGSLAEKLTQQGNEVIGVDSRDEKVVALKDKLSHTICMNATDQSAIAHLPLKNTDVVMVCIGEDEGANIMVTAHFKNLGVKRLISRSINPLHENVLQALGVNEIVRPEEETAERWAKKLCLKGVVDSFELNKNFSIVEIIVPEKYVGKTIEEVKFRELHNVLILTIIRDTPEKSFLGRSKIVANVQGIPEPTTMLQRDDIIVIYGANEDLQKFAKGKFE is encoded by the coding sequence ATGAAATTTATAATTATAGGTTTGGGCAACTTTGGAGGCTCATTAGCCGAAAAACTAACCCAACAGGGAAATGAAGTAATCGGGGTAGATTCACGTGATGAAAAAGTAGTGGCATTAAAGGATAAGTTGTCTCATACCATCTGCATGAATGCAACCGATCAGTCTGCTATAGCACACCTTCCACTAAAGAACACCGATGTAGTGATGGTTTGTATTGGAGAAGACGAAGGTGCTAACATTATGGTAACGGCACACTTCAAAAATTTAGGTGTAAAAAGACTAATCAGTCGTTCCATTAATCCTTTGCATGAAAATGTACTACAAGCTCTCGGTGTGAATGAAATTGTACGACCGGAAGAAGAAACTGCTGAACGTTGGGCTAAAAAGTTATGTCTAAAAGGTGTAGTAGATTCTTTCGAGTTAAACAAGAATTTCAGTATCGTAGAGATTATTGTGCCTGAAAAATATGTCGGCAAAACCATAGAGGAAGTTAAATTCAGAGAACTTCACAATGTGTTGATTCTAACCATTATTCGAGATACACCGGAAAAAAGTTTTTTGGGCAGAAGCAAAATAGTAGCCAATGTACAGGGAATTCCAGAACCAACTACTATGCTTCAGCGGGATGACATCATAGTAATTTATGGAGCTAATGAAGATTTACAGAAATTTGCTAAAGGGAAATTTGAATAG
- a CDS encoding arsenic resistance protein, whose protein sequence is MDKINRYQTIVILIAVIVGLLLGQSFTISDFSSSLIIPLLMVMLFGLFLTIDLTELKHAFLNVKFSVTSILINFVWTPVFAYLLGSIFLHSDLALWIGFVMLMVTPCTDWYLVFTNVAKGNVSLSTAILPANLILQVLLLPVYLLFFFGKSGNVALGSLAESILIVLVLPFILALIAKTIVKGKNVSKSSFLNFFETSQVFFLALAVVAMFASEGKDLISHPSIIYKMLIPVLLFFGVAFLVAFLASKLLRFNYADKVSLTFTTMARNSPISLAIAVSAFSAEPMIALALVIGPLIELPILVLTSQILLKTQKE, encoded by the coding sequence ATGGATAAAATCAATAGGTACCAAACGATAGTTATTTTAATCGCTGTAATTGTAGGTCTACTTCTTGGGCAATCTTTTACGATTTCAGATTTTTCGTCATCCTTGATTATTCCGCTGTTGATGGTAATGCTCTTTGGGTTATTTCTGACCATTGATCTTACAGAACTAAAGCACGCTTTTCTGAATGTTAAATTTTCAGTAACCAGTATTCTTATCAATTTCGTCTGGACACCTGTATTCGCTTATTTACTGGGAAGTATATTTTTACATAGTGATTTAGCTCTATGGATTGGTTTCGTCATGCTTATGGTCACACCTTGTACCGATTGGTATTTAGTTTTTACAAATGTAGCTAAAGGAAATGTTTCTTTGTCAACAGCCATTCTTCCAGCGAATTTAATATTACAGGTTTTACTTCTACCAGTATATCTCTTGTTCTTTTTTGGAAAATCAGGAAATGTAGCCTTAGGGTCACTTGCGGAGAGCATCTTGATTGTTTTGGTGTTACCGTTCATTCTGGCACTTATAGCCAAAACAATAGTGAAAGGCAAAAATGTAAGCAAAAGCAGCTTTTTAAATTTTTTTGAGACTTCTCAAGTCTTTTTTTTGGCTTTAGCTGTAGTTGCTATGTTTGCGTCTGAAGGAAAAGATTTAATCAGCCATCCAAGTATTATTTACAAAATGCTTATCCCGGTTTTACTTTTTTTTGGGGTAGCATTCCTTGTCGCATTTCTTGCAAGCAAATTACTCCGGTTCAATTATGCAGACAAGGTAAGCTTAACGTTTACTACTATGGCAAGAAATTCTCCAATTTCATTAGCCATAGCTGTTTCGGCATTTTCCGCAGAACCAATGATTGCTTTGGCTTTAGTGATTGGTCCATTAATAGAGTTACCTATTTTAGTTTTGACGTCACAAATACTTTTAAAAACACAAAAAGAATAG
- a CDS encoding sigma-54 dependent transcriptional regulator, with protein MVKVLIIDDEEKLRNLLSKIIGFEGFEVFQASSIKSGLQRLDVEEIDVVICDVKLPDGSGVDTAKVIKEKYPAVEVILLTAFGNISDGVQAIKNGAFDYITKGDDNNKIIPLLYKASEKVALNKRVQKLEKQLGEKHSFDKIIGTSKPIIKAIELARKVAGTDTTVLLTGETGTGKEVFAQAIHQGSQRVNHNFVAINCSAFSKDLLENELFGHKAGAFTGASKDQKGLFEEAHNGTIFLDEIGEMALDLQAKILRVLESGELLRVGDAKPIKVNVRIIAATNRNLEEEIEKEHFRSDLFYRLSVFGIHLPSLRERPKDIKLLAEYYASIFALKSNRKPLRLTDEYMEALENNAWKGNIRELKNVIERSVILADADVLDLDTLPADLQYAKSNAQQLSAFSMASAEKLHIQKILNHTGGNKAEAARLLEIGVATLYRKMEQYKIQ; from the coding sequence GTGGTAAAAGTTTTAATAATAGACGATGAGGAAAAATTGAGAAATCTACTTTCAAAAATTATTGGTTTTGAAGGTTTTGAGGTTTTTCAGGCATCTAGCATAAAATCGGGATTGCAACGATTAGATGTAGAAGAAATAGATGTGGTGATATGCGATGTAAAACTCCCGGATGGAAGTGGTGTAGATACCGCAAAAGTTATCAAAGAAAAATATCCTGCTGTAGAGGTAATTCTTTTGACCGCTTTCGGAAATATTTCTGATGGTGTACAGGCAATAAAGAACGGGGCTTTCGACTATATTACGAAAGGTGATGACAACAATAAAATAATCCCGCTTCTATATAAAGCCAGTGAAAAGGTTGCTTTAAACAAGAGAGTTCAAAAATTAGAAAAACAATTAGGCGAAAAACATTCGTTCGATAAAATCATCGGTACATCTAAGCCTATCATCAAAGCTATTGAGCTAGCCCGAAAAGTGGCTGGCACAGACACGACTGTTTTATTGACAGGAGAAACAGGTACTGGTAAAGAAGTCTTTGCACAAGCCATCCATCAGGGAAGTCAACGGGTTAACCACAACTTTGTAGCTATCAATTGCTCAGCATTTAGTAAAGATCTGTTGGAAAACGAATTGTTCGGGCACAAAGCAGGGGCTTTTACAGGAGCCTCAAAAGACCAGAAAGGGCTTTTTGAGGAAGCGCATAACGGCACTATTTTTCTGGATGAAATCGGGGAAATGGCACTGGATCTCCAAGCTAAGATTTTGCGGGTACTGGAATCAGGCGAATTGCTTCGTGTGGGGGATGCAAAGCCCATTAAGGTCAATGTACGTATCATTGCTGCGACAAATCGTAATCTGGAAGAGGAAATAGAGAAAGAACATTTTAGAAGCGATCTCTTTTACCGTCTTTCTGTCTTTGGCATTCACCTGCCTTCATTAAGGGAACGTCCCAAAGACATCAAATTATTAGCAGAATATTATGCCAGTATATTCGCACTAAAATCAAACAGAAAACCTTTGAGGTTAACGGATGAATACATGGAGGCTCTGGAGAACAATGCATGGAAAGGTAACATCCGTGAATTAAAAAACGTGATTGAAAGAAGTGTAATTCTGGCAGATGCTGACGTGCTAGATCTGGATACATTACCCGCTGACCTACAATATGCCAAATCCAATGCGCAACAGTTGTCCGCATTTTCTATGGCAAGTGCTGAAAAACTGCACATACAGAAAATTCTTAATCATACGGGAGGTAATAAAGCGGAAGCAGCCCGATTACTGGAAATTGGGGTAGCAACACTTTACAGAAAAATGGAGCAATACAAAATTCAGTAG
- a CDS encoding RteC domain-containing protein has protein sequence MKNSLKHIILEIHRKEDKLASQNKKLIEEAYEMTTYLQNLLSSVKDFVTNDGFETDVEEIDFFRNIKPQILGKLIYYNKVYRIETSCPVNNGKLYNNYFSNQLAQLKREYIEYICNSDFYRYYRSGRTDRDTIYFKRGNINYHDGLNSIVFEMDPSFSTFFDYKTARIIANELIYTYLLTKINPAEDPDMIFQKPENSKDIFWTESKNSLVELIYALHASGAISHGKIGIRKISLLFQIIFRVNLGDLHHSFHRMKTRAGSRTAFLDQLKISLEEYMDKDL, from the coding sequence ATGAAGAACTCATTAAAACACATAATTTTAGAGATACATAGAAAAGAAGATAAACTTGCTTCTCAAAACAAGAAATTGATTGAAGAAGCATATGAAATGACCACGTATCTTCAAAACTTATTATCTTCCGTTAAAGACTTTGTAACCAATGATGGGTTTGAAACAGACGTTGAAGAAATTGATTTCTTCAGGAATATCAAGCCCCAAATACTCGGAAAGCTAATTTACTACAATAAAGTTTATCGAATAGAAACATCCTGTCCTGTAAATAACGGGAAGCTATACAATAACTATTTTTCAAACCAACTCGCACAATTGAAGCGTGAGTACATTGAATATATCTGCAACTCCGATTTTTATAGGTACTATCGATCAGGCAGAACCGACCGTGATACTATTTACTTCAAAAGAGGTAATATAAATTATCACGATGGCTTAAATAGTATCGTCTTTGAGATGGATCCATCTTTTTCCACTTTCTTTGACTATAAAACAGCCAGGATTATTGCCAATGAATTGATCTATACCTATCTTCTTACTAAAATTAATCCAGCCGAAGACCCCGATATGATTTTTCAAAAACCCGAAAACTCTAAAGATATCTTCTGGACAGAAAGTAAAAATTCACTTGTGGAATTAATTTATGCATTACATGCTTCTGGAGCTATCTCACATGGAAAAATTGGGATAAGAAAAATTAGTCTATTGTTTCAAATAATTTTCCGTGTTAATCTTGGCGACCTTCATCACTCATTTCATAGAATGAAAACAAGGGCAGGTTCCCGAACGGCATTTTTAGACCAACTCAAAATATCCCTCGAAGAGTATATGGATAAAGACCTTTAG
- a CDS encoding helix-turn-helix domain-containing protein, with amino-acid sequence MKIITIEEEAWQQLNSRINAIADYLKKQEDKSYDDLWLNNHEVCQYLHISEKTLWRMRTKGEIAYSKMYGQYFYTIGAIKDMLNANAVQSSDEFVQELMAKGKSYIEKGRQLKTDKK; translated from the coding sequence ATGAAAATAATTACAATCGAAGAAGAAGCGTGGCAACAGCTAAACAGCCGTATCAATGCCATTGCCGATTACCTGAAAAAACAGGAAGATAAAAGCTATGATGACCTGTGGCTAAATAACCACGAGGTATGCCAATACCTGCACATTAGCGAAAAGACTTTGTGGCGTATGCGTACCAAAGGCGAAATAGCCTACTCCAAAATGTACGGACAATACTTCTACACCATCGGAGCAATTAAGGATATGCTTAATGCCAATGCCGTACAGAGCAGTGATGAGTTTGTACAGGAACTTATGGCAAAAGGTAAAAGCTATATCGAAAAAGGTAGACAATTGAAAACGGATAAAAAGTAG
- a CDS encoding helix-turn-helix domain-containing protein — MNIDRMEFLAWMERLIGRLDMLGDNIDELQKKRNSIDGEELLDNQDLLQMLKISNRSLQRYRSIGKLPYYTISGKLYYKLSDVHQFIRESFNPPSAKL; from the coding sequence ATGAATATTGATAGAATGGAATTTTTGGCGTGGATGGAACGCTTGATAGGTCGCCTCGATATGCTGGGTGATAATATAGATGAGTTGCAAAAGAAACGCAACAGTATAGACGGAGAGGAATTGTTGGATAATCAGGATTTGCTTCAAATGCTGAAAATCAGCAACCGTTCCCTGCAACGGTATCGCTCCATCGGCAAACTACCCTATTATACTATTAGCGGCAAACTGTATTACAAGCTATCCGATGTGCATCAGTTCATAAGAGAGAGTTTTAATCCACCATCTGCAAAACTATAA